Proteins from a genomic interval of Physeter macrocephalus isolate SW-GA chromosome 21, ASM283717v5, whole genome shotgun sequence:
- the ARMCX1 gene encoding armadillo repeat-containing X-linked protein 1 isoform X2 — MGRTREAGCLAAGVVIGAGACYCVYRLTWGRDESEKIWDDHDDDEEEESSDIAETGKGAKANAGAGAGARLQGDSKAKAEESVELKSGPDVKAEAHLKAQSGGGLEAKAKALFSTLKEQTFLLCYSWEITSPRFRL, encoded by the exons ATGGGCCGAACTCGGGAAGCTGGCTGCTTGGCCGCTGGTGTAGTGATCGGCGCTGGCGCCTGCTACTGCGTATACAGACTGACCTGGGGAAGAGATGAGAGCGAGAAAATCTGGGACGACCACGATGACGATGAGGAGGAGGAATCTAGCGATATTGCAGAGACTGGGAAAGGAGCTAAGGCTAatgctggggcaggggctggagccaGACTTCAGGGTGACTCAAAGGCCAAGGCTGAGGAGTCCGTGGAACTCAAGAGTGGACCTGATGTAAAGGCAGAGGCCCACTTGAAGGCCCAGAGTGGAGGTGGCCTAGAGGCCAAGGCCAAGGCCCTTTTCAGCACCCTGAAGGAACAG acttttttgctttgttattcCTGGGAAATTACTTCACCAAGATTCAGATTATGA
- the ARMCX1 gene encoding armadillo repeat-containing X-linked protein 1 isoform X1, with protein MGRTREAGCLAAGVVIGAGACYCVYRLTWGRDESEKIWDDHDDDEEEESSDIAETGKGAKANAGAGAGARLQGDSKAKAEESVELKSGPDVKAEAHLKAQSGGGLEAKAKALFSTLKEQASAKAGRGARLGTISGTRTLTPGLPCPGVRGGGCHPVRNGARAGGRTSGKSKGRTRGKSTRTPATSWPVRRGKFNFPYKIDDILGATDLQKVLNILERTNDPFIQEVALVTLGNNAAYSFNQNAIRELGGLPIIAKLIKTKDPIIREKAYNALNNLSVNAENQGKIKTYISQVCDDTMICRLDSAVQMAGLRLLTNMTVTNHYQHLLSYSFPDFFALLFLGNYFTKIQIMKLIINFTENPAMTRELVSCKVPSELISLFNKEWDREILLNILTLFENINDNIKNEGLASSRKEFSRSSLFFLFKESGVCVKKIKALANHSDLVVKVKVLKVLTKL; from the coding sequence ATGGGCCGAACTCGGGAAGCTGGCTGCTTGGCCGCTGGTGTAGTGATCGGCGCTGGCGCCTGCTACTGCGTATACAGACTGACCTGGGGAAGAGATGAGAGCGAGAAAATCTGGGACGACCACGATGACGATGAGGAGGAGGAATCTAGCGATATTGCAGAGACTGGGAAAGGAGCTAAGGCTAatgctggggcaggggctggagccaGACTTCAGGGTGACTCAAAGGCCAAGGCTGAGGAGTCCGTGGAACTCAAGAGTGGACCTGATGTAAAGGCAGAGGCCCACTTGAAGGCCCAGAGTGGAGGTGGCCTAGAGGCCAAGGCCAAGGCCCTTTTCAGCACCCTGAAGGAACAGGCAAGTGCAAAGGCGGGCAGAGGGGCCAGGTTGGGTACCATCTCCGGGACCAGGACCCTTACACCTGGTTTACCCTGCCCAGGAGTCAGGGGTGGAGGCTGCCACCCTGTGAGGAATGGAGCtagggctgggggcaggactAGTGGCAAGTCCAAGGGAAGGACCAGAGGTAAGAGCACCAGGACTCCAGCTACATCATGGCCTGTTCGAAGGGGCAAGTTCAACTTTCCCTATAAAATTGATGATATTCTGGGTGCTACTGACCTTCAAAAGGTCCTTAACATCCTAGAAAGAACTAACGATCCTTTTATTCAGGAAGTAGCCTTGGTCACTCTCGGTAACAATGCAGCATATTCATTTAACCAAAATGCCATTCGTGAATTGGGTGGTCTCCCAATTATTGCAAAACTGATAAAAACGAAAGATCCCATTATTAGGGAAAAGGCGTACAATGCCCTTAATAACTTGAGTGTGAATGCGGAAAATCAGGGCAAGATTAAGACATATATCAGTCAAGTGTGTGATGACACCATGATCTGTCGTTTGGACTCAGCTGTGCAGATGGCTGGTCTAAGACTGTTAACCAACATGACTGTGACAAATCACTACCAACATTtgctttcctattcttttccagacttttttgctttgttattcCTGGGAAATTACTTCACCAAGATTCAGATTATGAAACTAATCATAAACTTTACTGAAAATCCAGCCATGACAAGAGAGCTGGTCAGTTGTAAAGTACCATCAGAATTGATTTCCCTCTTTAATAAAGAATGGGACAGAGAGATTCTTCTTAATATCCTTACCCTATTTGAGAATATAAATGACAACATAAAAAATGAAGGGCTTGCCTCATCCAGGAAAGAATTCAGCAGaagttcactttttttcttattcaaagaATCTGGAGTGTGTGTTAAGAAAATCAAAGCATTAGCAAATCACAGTGATCTGGTCGTGAAAGTAAAAGTCCTAAAAGTATTGACCAAACTTTAA